The region ACCTGTTTGGAAAGCTTTTGTTGTAGAAGTGGACGGGATAATAGTTGGATTTGCGATGTATTACATTCGCTTTTCTACCTGGAAGGGCCAGCGTTTGTATCTTGAAGACCTGATCATAACGGAGGCTTACCGCAGCAAGGGTTTTGGCAAGCTACTGTTTGACCGGCTGATACAGGAAACCCGCGAACTGGGCTTTAACGGTATGGTTTGGCAGGTGCTTGACTGGAACGAACCGGCTATTAATTTTTACCGAAAATACGAAGCGAGTATAGAAGCCGGATGGCTAAACGCATCGCTTTCTAAAGAGCAGGTTTTAAATTTGATGTAATGAGAATATTGTTTTGGGTGTGTACATTGTTGATTGTTTTTTCATCGTGTCAGTTTGGAACTGAACGCCGGCGAGATCGGCCGGATATTTTTAAAGACACCCTCACTTATACATACAAGACTATTCATGAGCGGGCGACCGACTGCGGTAACAAGGCAGATAGTGCATGCACGGTGGTGAATGTGAAATACCCTTTTTTCAAGAATGCCCCATTGTTGAATGACACCATAGAGGCAAAGGGCGCCAAGATGTTTATGGTTGGCGAAAACGCAGCTACCTCTTTACATGCATTGACAAAAAATTTCCTGCAATTATACATGAACGATGTTGCACCGAAAAACAAGTCTAATGTAATTTACAGGCTTGATATAAATGTTAACCTAGTGCAACAGGATTCGGCATTGCTGGCTCTGCAGCTTACGGGCAGCATCTTCCAAGGTGGCGCACACGGCGGCACCTACATTGGTTTTATCAACTGGAATCCTAAAACAAAAAGCGAAATATTACTAAAGGACATACTGGTAGATGGCTACCAGGATAAGCTGACCCATGTGGCCGACAGCATCTTCAGAAAAGACGAAAAGCTAAAGGATACCTCTTCACTCGCAAGAGATTACTTTTTCAAGGACGATAGGTTCGCGCTCAACAATAACTTCTCACTTACGCCGGTTGGCATTCGGTTCATGTATAACGAATACGAAATTAAGCCTTACGCAGCGGGGCAAACAGAGTTGCTAATTCCTTACGACAAGATAAAAGAGCTGATAATACCTAAATCTGTCATAGCTAGATACATAAAGAACGATGTTGGTATTTAAATTCGGGGGCGCGTCGGTAAAGGATGCTGCCGGTGTTATAAACCTGGGCAAAGTGGTAAACAGCTATGCCGGCAATAAAATACTTGTGGTTGTATCCGCTATGGGCAAAACCACCAATGCGTTAGAACGGCTTACAACCGCTTACGTAAATCAACAAGACGACTTGAATCAGATCTTTGATGAGATCAAAGAATACCATTATAGCATATTATCTTCACTTTTCGCACCTGGGCATTCGGTTTATGACGAAGTAGCGAATACTTTTGTTGAGATAGATTGGGCCATTGAAGATGAACCGCACGACGACTTTGATTTTATATATGATCAAATCGTTTCTATCGGCGAATTGGTTTCTACCCGCATCGTAAATGCCTGGTTCAACCAGGAAGGCATTGCAAGCAAATGTCTGGATGTACGCAGTTACATCCATACTGATAATACTTATCGTGAAGGTGTTGTAGACTGGGATAAGACACGTGAAAGCATACAAAAAGACGTACCTGCTTTACTGGAGAAAAGCATTGTGGTTACTCAAGGTTTTTTAGGCGGCACATCAGAAAACTTCACCACAACATTGGGCCGTGAAGGTTCTGACTACACGGCATCTATTTTCGCCAACTGCCTGGGTGCAGAATCTGTAACCACTTGGAAAGACGTACCCGGTATCCTCAATGCCGACCCTAAATATTTTACTGATACTATAAAGTTTGATGAGTTAAGCTACCAGGAAGCGATAGAGATGACCTACTACGGTGCCAGCGTTATCCATCCAAAAACAATAAAGCCACTGCAGAATGCTAAAATACCGCTGCTGGTAAAGCCATTTAGTGATCCTTCGGCTCCAGGTACTATTATAAGGGAAGGCGCTGTAAATGCATTTACCAAGCCAGTAATAATAGTTAAGCAAAAGCAGGTATTGCTATCCATATCTACAAACGATTATTCGTTTATATCTGAGGTACATCTAAGCGAGATCTTTGGAGTTTTTGCCGAAAATCAAGTTAAAGTAAACCTGATGCAGACTTCTGCTTTGAGTTTCACTGCATGTATAGACTATTCACTAGATAGATTCACAAAGCTATTGGCAACACTTAAACAATCCTTCAAAGTAAAGTACAATGACGAGCTTACGCTGATCACACTAAGGCATTATACCGATAGTTCTTTGTTGGAAATTACCAGCGGTAAAACAGTGTTGATGAAGCAAACCAACAGGAACACCGCGCAGGTAGTAATTAAATAATCACCAACAACCACGCTATAAAGGCCGCAAAGGCGGTATTCAGGAAATTTACCATATTGTTGCTGAGATAGCCTTTACGTTCAAGCGCAGCTCCCAATAAAGAGTTCATAAGGTTACCTGCAGTACCTGCAATAACAATAACTATTGCGTGCGCTGCTGCCCCACCGTAACTAGCAAAAACAACCGCGATGGCAGCCGCTCCGGCAACACCTATAAGGGTACCCTCTAAACTTATTACTCCATCTCTGCCCCTTTCGTCGGGCTTGAACGTAATAACGTTATAAAACCGCTTTCCGTAAACGGTGCCTAATTCAGACGATAACGTATCCGCTGTTGCCGATGCCATTGCAGCCGCCATGATAACAAAATACGGAGTAAGAGATGGTACAAACAGGTTAAACAAGCCCATTATTGCAGCAACGCCTCCGTTTGCCACTACCTGGTATGCGTCTCTTTTTTCCTGATGTGTATCTTTAATCGCAGCCGCCTTTTTCCTTTTCTGCCATGAGGTTGCAACTGTCGCCATAACAAAAAACACAGCAAGAATACTGACACCAGGAACCAAGAAACCTAAATACAAACATATTGCTACCGTGGCTCCGGTAAAACTACCGGCAAGCGTGAGCTTACGGGTTTTGTAGACAGCAGTCGTAGCTCCAATCAGTATGGCAGAAAAGATGATGTCGCGTTGATACATTAAGTTACGTTACTACAAACATAACATCATACAAACTAAAAAGCCCCATTCAGGGGCCTTGTTTTGTTATTTTTTACGTTGCGGCTGATGAGCTCCGTCTCTGCTGGAAGTTTGATCCGACCGTTGTGCGCCTCCGTTGCTAATGCCGGTTTGTTGCTGTTTTTGCTTTTGATCTGTAAATGCACGATCGGCCTTGGTACTGCCCTGTCCATTGTTGTTATTCGTAATATCCTGAGCTTTCATAACAATAAGTTTAGTTAACAATTATTTACATAATCTTTTGTACAATAACCGTACCGCACGTATTTTAACTATTAGAACATTCGCATTATCTAAAACATCTAATTTTCAAATATTAACAACTATAAATGCAAGCGGTAGCTAATTAGTTTATATTTATGAAGGTATTATGTTCCCCGGTTGTACCATGTTGAAATTGAACAAGTAATAGAATAACCGATGCTCAGTCACTCCGCCCTAAACTCTATTTTTTCGCTTATTCCGTTACCATGCTTAATCCTTTTGCCTAATGAGCCGGTATTTACCATTGCTGAAGTTAACGATGCTTATTTAAAAGGATTAAATCTTTCGAAAGAAGACCTTGTGGGACAAAGTTTTTTTGAATACTTCATCAATTTTGAGGGAAAAGACATGAGTGATGATCTTTGCGCCTTGCAAAGGGTATTATCAACCAAAGAAGCTACTGAAACTGGGATAAATAGTTACAACTTCAAAAATTTAATTTCCGGAGAACCACACATCAGGTATTTTAAAGCCGCAAACTTACCTATAATGGACGCGACCGGCGAAGTAGCTTATATCATTCATACCGTTACAGAGGAAACAGAAACGATAGCTATTAAAGCCGCGCAAGAAAGCGTCCAACAGAACTTAGAGGAAGCCTCGTTGTTGATGACGCAAGGACAGGAACTGGCAAATTTTGGTAATTGGCAATGGGACATTAACCAAAATATTGTAACCTGGAGCGAGACGTTATACAACATCTATGGCCTCAATAAACAAACATTCAAGGCGACATTTGAGGGATATCTTGATTTGCTGCACCGGGATGACAGAGAACGTGTTTACAACCTTATTACCAGCGTACTGCACACCCAAAAAGACTCGGTTTTTGAAGAACGTATAGTAAGACCCAACGGCGAAATCAGATATCTGAAGAGTTGGGGGAAAGTTCAAACTGATGAACAAGGTAACCCGCTGAAGATGATAGGCGCATGCCTGGACATCACTGAAGCGAAACTGGCCGAAGAACAACTTAAGGTGCAAATAAATGCAATAGAAACACAGCACAAGCACTTACAGGATATTTCGTGGATACAGTCACATGTCGTCAGAGCACCATTAGCCCGAATTCTGGGCCTTATTGAGTTATTTAAAAACTACAATGCAGATGAACTGGATAAGACAGACCTGCTGGATAAAATAGCCACCTCAGCAAGGGAATTGGATAGCGTAATAACTACAATTACGAACAAAACCGAGGAGCAAGTAGCTCCTACTCAATAAAGCTAATCTCTAGCTGTTTAACGGAAACTCGAGTTTAAATTCCGCGCCATGGTTTAGCTTGCTGCTTACGCTTATTTTTCCACCCAACCTCTCAGTTTGCATTTTTACCATAAACAACCCCATACCCTTACCTTCAACACTCAGGTCAAAGCGTTTGTATAAACCAAAAATGTTTTGGCCGTTACGCTCCATATCTATACCCCTGCCGTTATCCTTAAAAACTATACAAACCTTGTTGTTCTCCAGTTTAGAGGTTATATTTATTATAGGATCTAAACCTGGTAACGAATACTTGATACTGTTAATAATCAAATTTTGAAATATACTGTACAGGTAACTTTTCAAACTACTTAACTGGCTTATGCTATTAAAATCGCAATTTATAGTAGCATTGTTTTTGCTGATTAATTGGCCATTAACATCTTTAACTTCGTCCACCAGCATCGGTAAGGATACTGCTTCCAAGGTGTCGTTAGACGCATTACCGGTTTGCAGAATATTATTCAGGTCGATAATAACTTTGTCCAGGTTGTAAACCGACGCCGACAGAGCTTTTAGCTCGGCGGCACATTCCTTATCACTCTCCTCGGCTTCTAACTGCAGCAAATCCGTTAATCCTTTAATGTTGGCTACCGGCGCTCTCAAGTTATGAGATACAATATAGGTAAACTGCTCCAGGTCTTTGTTACGTTGAATAAGGTCGGCTGTCATGCGATCACGTTCCAGGTCTGCCTGCTTTTTGTCAGTAATATTTTTCATGGTCAGGATTATCCCTACGGGCTCATCTTCCTTATTCAACACGCTTACCCAACGCGCTTCATACCATGCTGTGTTGTTATCGCCTAACGAGTAAGGGACTTCATAAGTTATTGCCTGTTGATTGCGCAGTTGCTTCATTATGTGCTTTATGTCTGTTAGCCGTTCAGGCGGACTGTAGTAAAAAGCTGATTGCCCAATTTCAAGCTCTCTTTTGAAGTAAATTTTTGAGAGTTCTCTTGCATTGTTGTTAAATGAGAGCAACTTCGCTTCCATATCGAACAAAATTATAGCAAGGTCTGTATTTTCGAAAACTGACCGTAAGTTCGATTCTGATCGTAGTAACGAGGCTTCTGCCTTCTTGCGTTTAGAAATGTCTCGTATAAAAATAGACAGGCCGGTTGCTGATGGGTAAACATGGTTCTCCTGCCACAGTTTTAAAGGTGGATAGTAATCTTCCTTAACCACATAACACTGCTTATTCAACGCCTCATAGAAAGCTTTATAGGTATCTGATCCAACTGCATCAGGGTATAAGTCCCACATGTTCTTACCTATCAATGAAGCGGGTTCACAGCCCAGCATTTCACCTATCTTTCTATTAGCGTAAGTATAATTAAAGTTCTTATCCACAGCAATAAAGCCATCGGTGATGCTATGAAGTATATCCTCGATTTGTTTGTTCTGCTCTTTGATCTGCTCTTCGGCTTCCACCTTTTTCGTAACATCTCTAAAGTTACATACTACGGCATTTATATCAGGGTCGTTCAACTTGTTGGTGTACATGCATTCTACCCAAAAATAATGCCCTTGCTTGTGCCTGGCTCTATATGTGCTTATTACCGTCAAGTCCGGTTGTTGAAGAACATTGTTAAATGCCTCTCTAACACTTGCAATATCTTCCTGATGTACAAAATCTTCTATTGGTTTTAGAGTACGTTCTTCATTTCCCCACCCAGTAATCCGCATTGCAGATAAACTCCGATAAAACAAGTTGAAGTGACTGTCAAATAACGAAATACCATCCGTGCTATTCTCAATCAGTTTCCTAAACCGTCTCTCTGTAGCAACAACTTTTTCGGTCTTTATGTCTACACGTCGTTCCAACTCAGCATTTATGAGTGCCCTCTGGTCGTCATTAAGTTTCTTGGCAGTAACATCGCGGGTTACTTTGGCAAACCCCGCCAAATAGCCGTTATCATCATATAATGCGGTAAATACCACATTGGCCCAAAATTTAGATCCATCCTTTTTTAGACGCCAACCCTCTGTTTCGAAAGTGGTGTTTTTGAGCGTTGCGTTAAGGTTTTTCCCGGGAATGTTCTTTCTACGGTCCTCGTCTGTATAGAACATCGATATGTGACTGCCAATTGCTTCATCAGCATTGTAGCCCTTTATTTTTTCCGCGCCCTGATTCCAGGTAAGAATGCATCCGTTTACATCCATCATAAAAATGGCGTAACCCTCAACACGTGATATCAGTAATTGAAGTAATTTCTCATCAATAAGAGTTAACGATAACCCCATAGGCTTAGGCATAATACTTGATTCGACAGGTTTAGATTTGGATGTTCTAAACTAAGCTATATTATGCATTTAACCAAGTGCAACTATCGTTTAAATTAACATACTTACAAATGATGTTTTTTAGACGAAATTTTAGGAGGCTGTGGTTTGATCAACAGGACTGTATCTAAACCGAACCTTATGGATATCAGTGTCAATAAAGTAAACGCCATAATGAATAGATAGCTATTTATTTTAAATAACGGTAGATAGCTATCTGTTTATTTACACACTACAGTTTTAACAGGCATAGGTAAGGTTTGCGCACGTGACTGCTGGTTACATTTACCCAGCGCAACCCATATTAAAATAAATATGATAACGGTAGAAAAACACCCGCCGCCTAATTTTTTTGCACCGTAAGCTGCTATTATGCCTCTGAAGAAATTATTCATCGTTTATAATTTAGTTAATTAACAACAAGTGGAAATTTTAGTTTGCCAGACCCCTTGTTAAAAAATAGTGCTGTAGCAGCATCATTGTTTTTGCATCCCTGAACTCGCCCGCGAAAAGTTTAGTTTTAGCGTCGTTAAAACTCATTTCTACAATCTCAATATCTTCCCCTTCATTCTCCAGCCCGCCACCTTGTTCCTTTTCGCCATTGCTGTTGTAAATGGCCGTGAAGAGATAGATATATTCCGTAATACCACCTGCCGAAGAGTAGACGCCTGTATAGCGGGTAAGCTCCTTTATATCATACCCTGTTTCTTCTTTTACTTCTCGGTATGCAGCTTGTTCAGGTGTTTCACCCTCATCTATAAGCCCGGCGCAAGACTCCAGAAGGTAGCCAGTTTCGCTACCATTTAGAAAAGTTGGCAGCCTAAACTGCTTGGTAAACAAAAACTTTTGCTCTTCTTCATCAACAAGAAGCACGGTGACAGCGTCTGGCCGAAAGTACACCTCGTTTTCTTGGTGGTGCATCTCTCCTTTCAGGCTAGGTTTTTCAAACAACACACGCTCCAAACGGTATTTTTGATCACTTAAGAGGGTACGTTCAAGAATTTGGATTGTTGACATCGATATATTTTAATTAAATACATCTCTTAAAACGAAATGTTCTCAACCTATATCCTTGTTATATTGTCGTCGTTAAAAGCTTTTCAGATTAAATTGAAAAAACAGTAACAATAAAGTGGTATTTTAATCATATTTAAGAACAAATAGATTTATAAAAATGGGATTGTTAAGCCGATTATTAAACGAGTTTATTGATGTAATTGAATGGGTAGATTCCACGCAAAACACTTTAGTTTGGAAGTTTCCACGAGAAGGTAACGCCATTAAAATGGGTGCAAAACTCACCGTTCGTGAATCTCAAGTGGCAGTTTTCATGAATGAGGGGCAAATAGTAGACGTATTTAC is a window of Mucilaginibacter terrenus DNA encoding:
- a CDS encoding GNAT family N-acetyltransferase, coding for MSEQKTSPLRIAVKEDCPRLLELVHELALFERAPEEVTITLQEFEEAGFGSKPVWKAFVVEVDGIIVGFAMYYIRFSTWKGQRLYLEDLIITEAYRSKGFGKLLFDRLIQETRELGFNGMVWQVLDWNEPAINFYRKYEASIEAGWLNASLSKEQVLNLM
- a CDS encoding RsiV family protein; the protein is MRILFWVCTLLIVFSSCQFGTERRRDRPDIFKDTLTYTYKTIHERATDCGNKADSACTVVNVKYPFFKNAPLLNDTIEAKGAKMFMVGENAATSLHALTKNFLQLYMNDVAPKNKSNVIYRLDINVNLVQQDSALLALQLTGSIFQGGAHGGTYIGFINWNPKTKSEILLKDILVDGYQDKLTHVADSIFRKDEKLKDTSSLARDYFFKDDRFALNNNFSLTPVGIRFMYNEYEIKPYAAGQTELLIPYDKIKELIIPKSVIARYIKNDVGI
- a CDS encoding aspartate kinase: MLVFKFGGASVKDAAGVINLGKVVNSYAGNKILVVVSAMGKTTNALERLTTAYVNQQDDLNQIFDEIKEYHYSILSSLFAPGHSVYDEVANTFVEIDWAIEDEPHDDFDFIYDQIVSIGELVSTRIVNAWFNQEGIASKCLDVRSYIHTDNTYREGVVDWDKTRESIQKDVPALLEKSIVVTQGFLGGTSENFTTTLGREGSDYTASIFANCLGAESVTTWKDVPGILNADPKYFTDTIKFDELSYQEAIEMTYYGASVIHPKTIKPLQNAKIPLLVKPFSDPSAPGTIIREGAVNAFTKPVIIVKQKQVLLSISTNDYSFISEVHLSEIFGVFAENQVKVNLMQTSALSFTACIDYSLDRFTKLLATLKQSFKVKYNDELTLITLRHYTDSSLLEITSGKTVLMKQTNRNTAQVVIK
- a CDS encoding DUF92 domain-containing protein; this encodes MYQRDIIFSAILIGATTAVYKTRKLTLAGSFTGATVAICLYLGFLVPGVSILAVFFVMATVATSWQKRKKAAAIKDTHQEKRDAYQVVANGGVAAIMGLFNLFVPSLTPYFVIMAAAMASATADTLSSELGTVYGKRFYNVITFKPDERGRDGVISLEGTLIGVAGAAAIAVVFASYGGAAAHAIVIVIAGTAGNLMNSLLGAALERKGYLSNNMVNFLNTAFAAFIAWLLVII
- a CDS encoding PAS domain-containing protein, which encodes MLSHSALNSIFSLIPLPCLILLPNEPVFTIAEVNDAYLKGLNLSKEDLVGQSFFEYFINFEGKDMSDDLCALQRVLSTKEATETGINSYNFKNLISGEPHIRYFKAANLPIMDATGEVAYIIHTVTEETETIAIKAAQESVQQNLEEASLLMTQGQELANFGNWQWDINQNIVTWSETLYNIYGLNKQTFKATFEGYLDLLHRDDRERVYNLITSVLHTQKDSVFEERIVRPNGEIRYLKSWGKVQTDEQGNPLKMIGACLDITEAKLAEEQLKVQINAIETQHKHLQDISWIQSHVVRAPLARILGLIELFKNYNADELDKTDLLDKIATSARELDSVITTITNKTEEQVAPTQ
- a CDS encoding PAS domain-containing sensor histidine kinase; this translates as MPKPMGLSLTLIDEKLLQLLISRVEGYAIFMMDVNGCILTWNQGAEKIKGYNADEAIGSHISMFYTDEDRRKNIPGKNLNATLKNTTFETEGWRLKKDGSKFWANVVFTALYDDNGYLAGFAKVTRDVTAKKLNDDQRALINAELERRVDIKTEKVVATERRFRKLIENSTDGISLFDSHFNLFYRSLSAMRITGWGNEERTLKPIEDFVHQEDIASVREAFNNVLQQPDLTVISTYRARHKQGHYFWVECMYTNKLNDPDINAVVCNFRDVTKKVEAEEQIKEQNKQIEDILHSITDGFIAVDKNFNYTYANRKIGEMLGCEPASLIGKNMWDLYPDAVGSDTYKAFYEALNKQCYVVKEDYYPPLKLWQENHVYPSATGLSIFIRDISKRKKAEASLLRSESNLRSVFENTDLAIILFDMEAKLLSFNNNARELSKIYFKRELEIGQSAFYYSPPERLTDIKHIMKQLRNQQAITYEVPYSLGDNNTAWYEARWVSVLNKEDEPVGIILTMKNITDKKQADLERDRMTADLIQRNKDLEQFTYIVSHNLRAPVANIKGLTDLLQLEAEESDKECAAELKALSASVYNLDKVIIDLNNILQTGNASNDTLEAVSLPMLVDEVKDVNGQLISKNNATINCDFNSISQLSSLKSYLYSIFQNLIINSIKYSLPGLDPIINITSKLENNKVCIVFKDNGRGIDMERNGQNIFGLYKRFDLSVEGKGMGLFMVKMQTERLGGKISVSSKLNHGAEFKLEFPLNS
- a CDS encoding NUDIX domain-containing protein, which encodes MSTIQILERTLLSDQKYRLERVLFEKPSLKGEMHHQENEVYFRPDAVTVLLVDEEEQKFLFTKQFRLPTFLNGSETGYLLESCAGLIDEGETPEQAAYREVKEETGYDIKELTRYTGVYSSAGGITEYIYLFTAIYNSNGEKEQGGGLENEGEDIEIVEMSFNDAKTKLFAGEFRDAKTMMLLQHYFLTRGLAN